A genomic window from Salvia miltiorrhiza cultivar Shanhuang (shh) chromosome 5, IMPLAD_Smil_shh, whole genome shotgun sequence includes:
- the LOC131024970 gene encoding protein LURP-one-related 17, with protein MPPFLKSKSRIAHHYDYDEQEQEQEWCDEKAPHISLTVWRKSLVFSCKGFTVIGSDGSLVYRVDNYSARPDQIMLMDAHGNPIFTISPPKKLRLVDNQWLIYEGEVGKKSSKKPILCVRKNMSIMKTKPSVLAYVYGGMPEKRFKYTIEGSYSRRSCRILDESRRALSEIKQKMALKGGASFGMEVFDLIVQPGFDSRFAMAIVLLLDQMFS; from the exons ATGCCTCCTTTCTTGAAATCTAAATCAAGAATAGCCCACCATTATGATTATGATGAACAAGAGCAAGAGCAAGAGTGGTGTGATGAAAAAGCACCCCATATTTCTCTCACAGTTTGGAGAAAATCACTTGTTTTCAGCTGCAAAGGATTCACTGTGATTGGCTCCGACGGCAGCTTAGTGTATAGAGTTGATAACTACTCCGCCCGCCCCGATCAAATCATGCTCATGGATGCCCATGGCAATCCCATCTTCACCATTTCTCCTCCTAag AAGCTTAGGTTAGTGGACAACCAGTGGCTGATCTATGAAGGAGAAGTGGGCAAGAAGAGTTCCAAGAAGCCTATTTTGTGTGTTAGGAAAAACATGAGCATCATGAAGACTAAACCGAGTGTTCTTGCATATGTTTACGGCGGCATGCCGGAGAAGAGATTCAAATACACGATCGAAGGGTCGTATTCGCGTCGATCGTGTAGGATCTTGGACGAGTCGAGGAGGGCTTTGTCTGAGATCAAGCAGAAAATGGCCTTGAAAGGAGGTGCATCTTTTGGTATGGAAGTCTTTGATCTCATTGTTCAACCgggatttgattcaagatttgcCATGGCCATTGTGTTATTGCTAGATCAGATGTTTTCTTGA
- the LOC131024914 gene encoding uncharacterized protein LOC131024914 — protein MGSQEVFGSGSGGVVVGEVRWRSEGGCSSVGRKDDIIAANVSVPSFWHKVPNPECGLGISQPSSLHSDEMYSGHDLGNSSSDPPTLEVDVKCLTQKSGKIERKNGGYTKRSGMAQMEISKSKLGYDANGVSPELVALSSASCNTSEKNQIIKQNNSVSSRRGDKRTSRFKQKSRCDPFSLKNSLVGFNSAAGGNSFLGMYGLKPDVFDITKLVNELPLHDLLSGNYTSPSISKDKGKKSASSNNDLMQSVRKACSVLQAKKGLQGQNCAEIDISCVRSDSTSLIMVNSTVGQTDIDNGDNYTPLLLAPDEVQESDEKIRKSSIAESLLYTPKDIFERLALPPAKDLDLLLSDASKATSSKSNADPRVGRPAPQRTGLPPFPWSQSFTGHTKLGSDAVKLSAGRTTCQGRWVKVKNPIALQRSSADLLVDFESLAFDQSLVPSDNFLSEKQENIFAPTERALSASEACSTSNVAADECSSIHAAAQTLVDMGAYSKENPCAVVKLLKKPSQVTMKASKSTAIKRCDFIDVPNSKVRPANSVKASDGFPSKKLRLSKDVTNASISHTELARQGKLHQSAAVLPVRSPPRKLFRDSNTSTDSYDINLVKKSSVLKTPRGVDRPSSTKPKFWKPPQ, from the exons ATGGGCTCACAGGAGGTTTTCGGCAGCGGCAGTGGCGgcgtggtggtgggggaagttCGGTGGCGTAGTGAAGGTGGGTGCAGCTCAGTTGGTAGAAAAG ATGACATAATTGCTGCTAATGTCTCAGTCCCGTCTTTTTGGCATAAGGTTCCCAATCCTGAATGTGGTTTGGGGATCTCTCAACCCTCCAGTTTGCACAGTGATGAAATGTATAGTGGTCATGATTTGGGGAACTCGAGTTCTGATCCTCCAACACTGGAGGTGGATGTTAAATGTTTAACACAGAAATCTGGTAAAATAGAAAGGAAGAATGGTGGGTACACTAAGAGATCAGGGATGGCACAGATGGAAATCTCTAAAAGCAAACTTGGATACGATGCAAATGGAGTATCTCCTGAACTTGTTGCTTTATCTTCTGCAAGTTGCAATACTTCAG agaaaaatcaaataattaagcAAAACAACAGTGTGAGTAGTAGACGTGGAGATAAAAGAACTAGTAGATTCAAACAAAAGAGTAGATGCGATCCTTTCTCTCTGAAGAATAGCTTGGTTGGCTTTAATTCAGCTGCTGGAGGAAACAGCTTTCTTG gaatgtatggctTAAAACCTGATGTCTTTGATATCACAAAGCTTGTCAATGAGCTGCCTCTACATGACCTACTATCTGGTAACTATACCAGCCCGAGTATCTCCAAAGACAAAGGAAAAAAATCTGCAAGTTCAAACAATGATCTTATGCAGTCAGTCAGAAAGGCATGCTCTGTTCTTCAAGCTAAAAAGGGCTTACAGGGCCAAAACTGTGCCGAGATTGATATTAGTTGCGTCCGTAGTGATTCAACCAGCCTGATTATGGTTAATTCTACAGTAGGCCAGACTGATATAGACAACGGAGATAACTATACTCCACTTCTGCTGGCTCCTGATGAG GTTCAAGAATCTGATGAGAAAATCAGAAAGTCTAGCATTGCTGAGTCACTGCTATATACACCAAAAGATATCTTTGAGCGTCTTGCACTTCCTCCGGCAAAGGATTTGGATTTGTTACTTTCTGATGCTAGCAAAGCTACCTCATCAAAAAGTAATGCTGACCCTCGTGTTGGCAGACCAGCTCCTCAGCGAACTGGTCTACCACCTTTCCCTTGGTCTCAATCTTTCACTGGGCATACTAAGTTAGGCTCTGATGCTGTTAAACTTTCTGCTGGTCGGACAACATGTCAGGGTAGATGGGTCAAAGTTAAAAATCCTATAGCTCTTCAGAGAAGTTCTGCTGATTTATTAGTTGACTTTGAGTCACTAGCATTTGACCAAAGTTTAGTTCCTTCAGATAATTTTCTGTCTGAGAAACAAGAAAATATATTTGCTCCAACAGAACGTGCGTTGTCAGCCTCTGAAGCATGCTCGACTTCAAACGTCGCTGCAG ATGAGTGCTCTTCCATTCATGCTGCAGCTCAGACGCTCGTAGACATGGGTGCTTACTCCAAGGAAAATCCATGCGCGGTAGTTAAGTTGCTTAAAAAACCATCACAAGTTACTATGAAAGCTAGCAAGTCAACAGCAATCAAGAGATGTGATTTCATTGatgtgcccaactcaaaagttaGGCCGGCAAATTCTGTCAAGGCCAGCGATGGGTTTCCTTCGAAGAAGCTCAGGCTCTCCAAAGATGTGACTAATGCCAGCATCAGTCATACCGAACTTGCGAGGCAAGGGAAACTGCACCAGTCTGCAGCAGTCCTGCCGGTCAGATCACCTCCCAGGAAGCTATTTAGGGATTCAAACACGAGTACAGACAGTTACGATATCAACCTTGTAAAGAAGTCTAGTGTACTGAAAACACCAAGGGGTGTAGATAGACCGAGCAGTACAAAACCCAAGTTCTGGAAACCTCCTCAGTGA